The Lycium barbarum isolate Lr01 chromosome 12, ASM1917538v2, whole genome shotgun sequence genome includes a region encoding these proteins:
- the LOC132624358 gene encoding uncharacterized protein LOC132624358, translating to MNGAVEAANKNIKRILRKMTDNHKGWHEQLTYALLGYRTTARNSTGATPYLLVYGTEAVIPAEVEISSLRIIQEAELDDVEWVRARYEQMALIDEKMMVVVCHGQLYQQRMARAFNKQVRTRLFQIGQLVLKRIFPRQDEYRAKFAPNWQGPYVVHKVLSGGVIVLAEMDGQEWLKPINSDAIKRYYA from the coding sequence atgaatggagccgtagaagcagccaacaaaaatatcaagaggataCTGAGGAAgatgactgataatcataagggTTGGCACGAGCAGTTAACTTATGCTTTACTGGGGTACCGTACTACGGCCAGAAATTCAACAGGAGCAACTCCATACTTGCTGGTCTACGGAACTGAAGCGGTCATACCCGCCGAAGTTGAGATATCTTCCCTGAGAATCATTCAGGAAGCGGAGTTGGACGATGTTGAATGGGTCCGAGCTCGATATGAACAAATGGCTTTAATTGACGAGAAAATGATGGTTGTCGTATGCCACGGTCAATTGTACCAGCAAAGGATGGCAAGAGCTTTCAACAAACAAGTCAGAACCAGACTTTTTCAGATCGGGCAACTAGTGCTCAAAAGGATTTTTCCACGTCAAGATGAATACAGAGCGAAATTTGCTCCCAACTGGCAAGGTCCTTATGTGGTCCACAAAGTACTCTCCGGAGGAGTAATAGTATTGGCAGAAATGGACGGTCAAGAGTGGCTGAAGCCGatcaactcagatgcaatcaagcgctactatgcatGA